The Gemmatimonadota bacterium genome contains a region encoding:
- the rpsP gene encoding 30S ribosomal protein S16, translating to MAVRIRLRREGRKKAPSYRIVVAESTMPRDGRFIEIIGTYQPRQANPVNLKGDRANYWLDNGAQPSDTVRSILRRAGVLKARHEARLAAKLQGAAVPLTEAKPDGE from the coding sequence ATGGCCGTTCGTATCCGCCTGCGCCGCGAAGGTCGCAAGAAGGCGCCGAGCTACCGCATCGTTGTCGCCGAGTCCACCATGCCTCGTGACGGGCGCTTCATCGAGATCATCGGGACCTACCAGCCCCGCCAGGCGAACCCGGTCAACCTCAAGGGTGATCGCGCGAACTACTGGCTGGACAATGGTGCCCAGCCAAGCGACACCGTTCGGTCCATCCTGCGCCGTGCTGGGGTCCTCAAGGCCCGCCACGAGGCCCGCCTCGCCGCCAAGCTTCAGGGAGCGGCCGTTCCGCTGACAGAGGCAAAGCCGGACGGCGAGTAA
- a CDS encoding purine-nucleoside phosphorylase, giving the protein MNTAEAVAAVRSRLEVAQPVAAIVLGSGLGGLARRIEGAQRVPYAEIPGFAPAHVAGHEGALIHGTLGGREVLALAGRFHVYEGHPMAQSAFPVRVVHALGAPVLVLSNAAGGVRRTFRPGQLMLIRDQLNLTSLNPLIGPVVTGDVRFPDMSAPFDEGLRALTRQVAEAANVPLEDGVYGGLTGPTYETPAEVRMLERIGVDATGMSTVAEVIVARAFGMRVLGITCITNPAAGLSPHPIHHDEVIEVTAKAAADFERLVEGVVRAL; this is encoded by the coding sequence ATGAATACGGCCGAAGCGGTGGCCGCGGTCCGTTCGCGGCTGGAAGTAGCGCAGCCCGTCGCCGCCATTGTACTTGGCTCGGGGCTGGGAGGTCTCGCGCGGCGGATTGAGGGAGCACAACGGGTGCCCTATGCGGAGATCCCGGGATTCGCGCCGGCACACGTTGCCGGGCACGAGGGGGCCCTGATCCATGGCACGTTAGGCGGAAGGGAAGTGCTCGCCCTGGCTGGCCGATTCCACGTGTACGAAGGGCACCCGATGGCGCAGTCGGCATTCCCGGTTCGCGTGGTGCATGCGCTGGGTGCTCCGGTGCTCGTGCTGTCCAACGCTGCCGGCGGGGTCCGCCGCACCTTTCGGCCGGGTCAGCTCATGCTGATTCGCGACCAGCTCAATCTCACCAGCCTCAATCCGCTGATCGGGCCGGTGGTGACCGGTGACGTGCGATTCCCTGATATGTCCGCACCATTTGACGAGGGGCTGCGCGCCCTCACCCGGCAGGTCGCCGAGGCGGCCAACGTGCCGCTCGAGGACGGCGTGTACGGGGGGCTGACCGGGCCGACCTACGAAACGCCGGCGGAGGTCCGCATGCTCGAGCGGATCGGTGTGGACGCGACCGGGATGTCGACCGTGGCCGAGGTGATCGTGGCGCGTGCGTTCGGCATGCGGGTACTCGGCATCACCTGCATCACCAACCCCGCGGCCGGCCTCAGTCCCCACCCGATCCACCACGATGAGGTCATCGAGGTGACGGCGAAGGCCGCGGCAGACTTTGAGCGGCTCGTGGAAGGGGTTGTTCGCGCCTTGTAG
- a CDS encoding ATP-dependent Clp protease ATP-binding subunit, with protein sequence MTDDDGALARPLTGALARFTRDLTAEAREGRLEPVRCREDEVARLIDILLRQGKNNAALVGPAGVGKTAIAEALAERLAKGEVPLMLRHARVLALDHVSLLAGAAYRGQYEERIRALVAETSADPDVLLFIDELHNLIGQGSSMGSAMDAANMLKPSLVRGDFRVIGATTSEEYDRWIRGDPALERRFQRVVVRELSSDETLEVLRARRERLERHHHVLITDEALRAAVVLTDEHVTDRRRPDRAIDVLDEACAHLHATTAYAADVEALILASRSPRTARRRTAGAAQAPATNGAPLVEEDPLGQMARDGFRALEAFGAGLEAIIAGPATEVAPAPVAVVAVDTPRLPSAPPPPPTLRTMLERDNVRLRATDVARVVAVATGLTIRWAES encoded by the coding sequence ATGACCGACGACGATGGCGCGCTGGCGCGTCCCCTGACCGGGGCGCTGGCCCGCTTCACGAGGGACCTGACAGCCGAGGCGCGCGAGGGACGACTGGAGCCCGTGCGCTGCCGCGAAGACGAGGTCGCGCGGTTGATCGACATCCTGCTCCGTCAAGGCAAGAACAACGCCGCCCTCGTTGGTCCGGCGGGGGTCGGCAAGACCGCCATCGCCGAAGCGCTGGCCGAACGGCTCGCCAAGGGGGAGGTTCCCCTGATGCTGCGCCACGCGCGCGTGTTGGCACTCGATCATGTGTCCCTCCTGGCCGGTGCCGCATATCGGGGACAGTACGAGGAAAGGATCCGGGCCCTCGTCGCCGAGACGTCCGCGGACCCGGACGTGCTGCTCTTCATCGATGAGCTGCACAACCTGATTGGGCAGGGCAGCTCAATGGGGTCGGCGATGGATGCTGCCAACATGCTCAAGCCGTCGCTGGTGCGCGGCGACTTTCGGGTGATCGGTGCGACGACCTCTGAGGAGTACGACCGCTGGATTCGCGGCGATCCAGCGCTCGAGCGACGCTTTCAGCGGGTGGTGGTGAGGGAGCTCAGCTCGGATGAGACCCTCGAGGTGCTGCGCGCGCGACGGGAACGCCTGGAGCGCCATCACCATGTGCTCATCACCGACGAGGCGCTCCGCGCCGCCGTGGTCCTCACCGACGAGCATGTGACCGATCGTCGTCGGCCGGACCGGGCGATCGATGTCCTCGACGAGGCCTGCGCACACCTGCACGCGACCACCGCCTACGCCGCCGATGTCGAGGCGCTCATCCTGGCGTCGCGGTCGCCGCGCACCGCTCGACGACGGACGGCCGGCGCGGCTCAAGCGCCCGCCACAAATGGGGCACCCCTCGTGGAGGAAGACCCGTTAGGCCAGATGGCCAGGGACGGCTTTCGGGCGCTCGAGGCCTTTGGGGCCGGGCTGGAAGCCATCATCGCCGGCCCGGCGACCGAGGTGGCGCCAGCTCCGGTCGCCGTCGTGGCGGTGGACACGCCGCGCTTGCCGTCGGCACCTCCGCCGCCACCCACACTGCGCACCATGCTGGAGCGCGATAACGTTCGGCTGCGCGCGACAGATGTGGCGCGCGTGGTCGCCGTCGCGACCGGACTCACCATTCGCTGGGCCGAATCATGA
- the lon gene encoding endopeptidase La, with protein MSRPQRRDEILGQELPPRLPLMALRSTIVYPLGTIAVQMGAPENLALLRANEDPGLIVALVVTGGDAEDVVENGRFVGRVGVAARVHERINLPGDTVQITLQGLRRITIDSIEQEEPFVIAGVRPAKELPADPNDLDDLVTRIVSAAETLADLVDRIPDEVPQILKMNVSDPGRFADLAATNMNFRITDKDEVLQRLDIGQRMRFILSRLEREVARARVMEDVKKQTEVKIEQHQREFYLRQQLRAIQAELGETDPGEKEAVELLKKIDDAKMPERVGQEARRETERLRMLSPASSEYQVIRNYLDWILALPWHKRSGHEQIELARVEEALEGRHYGLNEAKERIVEFLAVRKLRGGDPHGPILCFVGPPGTGKTSLGEAIAAAMGRAFYRIAVGGVRDEAEIRGHRRTYVGAMPGLLLQALRRVGVRDPVLMIDEIDKMSGGGAGGDPTAAMLEVLDPSQNHDFVDHYLNLQFDLSSVLFVCTANNLFDIPAPLRDRMEVIRIAGYTVEEKVEIAWRYLMPRLLEEHGISDKDIQFTDEVLGFVSSRYSREAGLRNFERNLAALMRKRARKKADGEEGAWIVDNALVEQILGVPKYAAEEAEKEPEIGTVTGLAWTSLGGDIMTIEALRMPGTGKLTVTGQLGDVMRESVDAALSFVRSRAEALGVADKDFKESDFHIHFPAGSVPKDGPSAGVAVTLALASVLSRRSVRRDLAMTGEVTLRGKVLEIGGVKEKTLAAYRAGLREVILPANNQKDLRDVPDEVRQNMAFTFVSSMDEVLRLALLPNAGLLADVAEEQVQEAREARAAREARVSPPSAR; from the coding sequence ATGTCCCGTCCCCAACGCCGCGACGAAATCCTCGGTCAGGAGCTTCCCCCGCGGCTGCCGCTCATGGCGCTGCGGTCGACCATCGTGTATCCCCTCGGCACCATCGCGGTGCAGATGGGGGCCCCGGAGAACCTGGCGTTGCTCCGCGCCAACGAGGACCCGGGGCTCATCGTCGCCCTGGTGGTCACGGGAGGTGACGCCGAGGACGTCGTCGAGAATGGCCGGTTCGTGGGGCGCGTGGGGGTCGCGGCGCGCGTGCACGAACGCATCAACCTCCCGGGTGACACGGTCCAGATCACCCTCCAGGGATTGCGGCGCATCACGATCGATTCGATCGAGCAGGAGGAACCGTTCGTCATCGCCGGGGTCCGGCCCGCCAAGGAGCTCCCGGCCGACCCCAACGACCTCGACGACCTGGTGACGCGCATCGTCTCCGCCGCGGAGACGCTCGCGGACCTGGTCGACCGCATCCCGGACGAGGTGCCCCAGATCCTCAAGATGAACGTCTCGGACCCCGGGCGATTTGCCGACCTGGCCGCGACGAACATGAACTTCCGGATCACGGACAAGGACGAAGTCCTGCAGCGCCTCGACATCGGGCAGCGGATGCGCTTCATCCTGTCTCGCCTGGAACGCGAGGTCGCGCGCGCCCGCGTGATGGAGGACGTGAAGAAGCAGACCGAAGTGAAGATCGAGCAGCACCAGCGCGAGTTCTACCTGCGGCAGCAACTGCGGGCGATCCAGGCCGAACTCGGCGAGACCGACCCTGGCGAAAAGGAAGCAGTCGAGCTGCTGAAGAAGATCGACGACGCGAAGATGCCGGAACGGGTGGGCCAGGAAGCGCGCCGGGAGACCGAGCGATTGCGGATGCTCTCGCCGGCATCCAGCGAGTACCAGGTCATCCGCAACTACCTCGACTGGATCCTGGCCCTGCCGTGGCACAAGCGGAGCGGGCACGAGCAGATCGAGCTGGCGCGGGTCGAGGAGGCGCTCGAGGGGCGGCACTACGGGCTCAACGAGGCCAAGGAACGCATCGTCGAGTTCCTCGCGGTGCGCAAGCTCCGCGGCGGTGACCCCCATGGGCCGATCCTCTGTTTCGTCGGGCCGCCGGGGACAGGGAAGACATCGTTAGGCGAGGCCATTGCCGCCGCCATGGGACGCGCCTTCTACCGCATCGCGGTCGGTGGGGTCCGTGATGAAGCGGAGATCCGCGGCCACCGGCGGACCTATGTGGGCGCCATGCCCGGGCTGCTGCTCCAGGCGCTGCGGCGCGTTGGGGTGCGTGACCCCGTGCTGATGATCGACGAAATCGACAAGATGTCGGGCGGCGGGGCCGGCGGCGATCCCACCGCCGCCATGCTCGAGGTGCTCGATCCCTCGCAGAATCATGACTTTGTCGATCACTACCTGAACCTGCAGTTCGACCTGTCCAGCGTCCTGTTCGTCTGCACGGCGAACAACCTCTTCGACATCCCGGCCCCGCTCCGCGACCGCATGGAGGTGATCCGCATCGCCGGGTACACCGTCGAGGAGAAGGTCGAGATCGCCTGGCGCTACCTGATGCCGCGCCTCCTGGAGGAACACGGGATCAGCGACAAGGACATCCAGTTCACCGACGAGGTCCTGGGTTTCGTGTCGAGCCGCTACTCGCGCGAGGCCGGCTTGCGCAACTTCGAGCGCAACCTCGCCGCCCTCATGCGCAAGCGCGCCCGAAAGAAGGCGGACGGCGAGGAGGGCGCCTGGATCGTGGACAATGCGCTCGTCGAGCAGATCCTTGGCGTGCCGAAGTACGCGGCAGAGGAGGCCGAGAAGGAGCCCGAAATTGGCACGGTCACCGGGCTCGCGTGGACCTCGCTCGGCGGCGACATCATGACCATCGAGGCACTACGCATGCCGGGCACCGGCAAGTTGACAGTCACCGGCCAGCTCGGCGACGTCATGCGCGAGTCCGTCGATGCCGCCCTCTCGTTCGTCCGCTCCCGGGCCGAAGCGTTAGGCGTGGCGGACAAGGACTTCAAGGAGAGCGACTTTCACATCCACTTCCCGGCGGGTTCCGTCCCCAAGGACGGCCCGAGCGCCGGGGTGGCGGTCACCCTCGCCCTGGCGTCGGTGCTTTCGCGTCGGTCGGTGCGCCGCGACCTGGCGATGACCGGAGAGGTCACGCTGCGTGGCAAGGTGCTGGAGATTGGCGGCGTGAAGGAGAAGACCCTCGCCGCCTATCGCGCCGGACTACGCGAGGTCATCCTGCCAGCGAACAACCAGAAGGACCTGCGAGACGTCCCGGACGAGGTCCGCCAGAACATGGCGTTCACCTTTGTCAGCTCGATGGACGAGGTGCTGCGACTGGCGCTGCTACCAAACGCGGGGCTGCTGGCCGACGTTGCTGAAGAGCAAGTGCAGGAAGCACGGGAAGCACGAGCGGCACGGGAAGCACGCGTGTCGCCGCCATCGGCCCGCTGA
- a CDS encoding prepilin peptidase has translation MSMEALFVAWAGVVGACVGSFLNVCIGRWPHDQSVVTPRSRCPRCERAIAWYDNIPIVSWLVLRAKCRGCGLPISAQYPLVELVVAVVWALAFREWGAGLTAVRVAMFITILLGIAITDAKHYLIPDGFTVSGLVFVLVTALVAGLRGELTPFAGPWDAVIGACVGAGAVSIIGWLGEVALKKEAMGFGDVTLMAVVGGAVGPARALLVLFVGAALGAVVFSLVVYPLVRVRRARQTVAANVPADGASDDMPHVPFGVFLAPAAVLTLLWGDPLITWYLNRLVP, from the coding sequence ATGAGCATGGAGGCCCTGTTCGTCGCCTGGGCTGGGGTGGTGGGTGCCTGTGTCGGCTCGTTCCTGAATGTCTGCATCGGGCGCTGGCCGCACGACCAGTCAGTCGTGACGCCGCGTTCGCGCTGTCCGCGCTGCGAGCGAGCGATCGCGTGGTACGACAATATCCCGATTGTGAGCTGGCTGGTGCTGCGGGCGAAATGCCGTGGCTGTGGCTTGCCGATTTCCGCGCAGTACCCGTTGGTGGAGCTTGTGGTGGCCGTCGTGTGGGCTTTGGCGTTTCGCGAGTGGGGGGCGGGGCTCACGGCGGTGCGCGTGGCCATGTTCATCACGATCCTGCTCGGGATCGCGATCACCGACGCGAAGCACTACCTGATTCCCGATGGCTTCACCGTGTCTGGGCTGGTGTTTGTACTCGTCACGGCCCTGGTGGCCGGGCTCCGTGGTGAGTTGACTCCGTTCGCCGGGCCGTGGGATGCGGTGATCGGGGCCTGCGTCGGAGCGGGTGCGGTGTCGATCATCGGTTGGCTGGGCGAAGTCGCCTTGAAGAAAGAGGCGATGGGGTTTGGTGACGTGACCTTGATGGCCGTAGTGGGGGGCGCTGTTGGGCCGGCGCGTGCCCTGCTGGTCCTCTTCGTGGGCGCAGCGCTTGGGGCGGTCGTCTTCTCGCTGGTGGTGTACCCGCTGGTCCGCGTGCGTAGGGCGCGACAGACCGTGGCGGCGAACGTCCCGGCGGACGGGGCGAGCGATGACATGCCGCACGTGCCGTTTGGGGTGTTCCTGGCGCCGGCAGCGGTCCTGACGCTCCTCTGGGGTGATCCCCTGATCACCTGGTATCTCAACCGCCTGGTCCCATGA
- a CDS encoding DUF445 domain-containing protein — translation MARETEQAAPTSARLDSIPGGIRPVPDPRALSEPQPLRPDDEALRQARLTSIKRWATGLLIGATIVFLITRWLEPQVPWLAIVRATAEAAMIGGLADWFAVTALFRHPLGLKIPHTAIIPMRKDRVGVTLGAFVEKNFLNRDVIVAKLHTLNAAERAARWMVEPENARKIARQLARALGAATNVLRDDDVEEVISRAAIDRIKKTQAAPLLGRFLSVLTAENRHQGLLNDAIRLTAKFLSENQDLIRERVERESPWWMPGVVDDRIAKKIVTGLERTMQAVHEDDTHPLRLRFDAALDEFIVKLQASPEVILKAEQIKEDVLNAEAVRGFSAAMWADAKATITRHAEDPDGFKPEAIQRGLTAFGEAILKDPILMEKVDAWLIEAIVAVVERYQSEVGELISTTVKRWDPDATSRRIELAIGRDLQFIRINGTLVGGLAGLMLYLLQRVF, via the coding sequence ATGGCGCGCGAGACGGAGCAGGCCGCGCCAACCAGCGCCCGGCTGGACTCCATTCCCGGCGGGATCCGTCCCGTCCCGGATCCCAGGGCGCTGTCCGAGCCGCAGCCCCTGCGCCCCGACGACGAGGCGCTGCGCCAGGCGCGCCTCACCTCGATCAAGCGCTGGGCGACGGGGCTGCTCATTGGGGCGACCATCGTCTTCCTCATCACCCGGTGGCTGGAACCTCAGGTGCCTTGGCTGGCGATCGTTCGGGCAACGGCCGAGGCAGCCATGATTGGCGGCCTCGCGGACTGGTTCGCGGTCACCGCGCTGTTCCGCCATCCGCTGGGGCTCAAGATCCCGCACACGGCCATCATCCCGATGCGCAAGGATCGCGTCGGCGTCACCCTCGGGGCCTTCGTCGAGAAAAACTTCCTGAATCGCGACGTCATCGTCGCCAAACTCCACACGTTGAATGCAGCGGAACGCGCGGCCCGCTGGATGGTGGAGCCGGAGAATGCGCGCAAGATCGCCCGTCAGCTGGCGCGCGCGCTCGGGGCGGCGACCAATGTCCTGCGTGACGACGACGTGGAGGAGGTCATCTCCCGCGCCGCCATTGACCGCATCAAGAAGACCCAGGCGGCGCCCTTGCTCGGGCGCTTTCTCTCGGTGCTGACCGCGGAGAACCGGCACCAGGGCTTGCTCAACGACGCGATCCGCCTTACCGCCAAGTTCCTGTCCGAGAATCAGGACCTCATCCGCGAACGTGTGGAGCGCGAGAGCCCGTGGTGGATGCCGGGCGTGGTCGACGATCGCATCGCGAAGAAGATCGTCACCGGGCTCGAGCGCACGATGCAAGCGGTGCACGAGGACGATACCCATCCGCTCCGCCTCCGGTTCGACGCGGCCCTGGATGAGTTCATCGTCAAGCTGCAAGCGTCACCCGAAGTCATCCTCAAGGCCGAGCAGATCAAGGAGGATGTACTCAACGCCGAGGCGGTGCGTGGCTTCTCGGCGGCCATGTGGGCCGACGCCAAGGCCACCATCACCCGTCACGCGGAAGATCCCGATGGCTTCAAGCCCGAGGCGATCCAGCGTGGCCTCACGGCGTTCGGGGAGGCGATCCTGAAGGATCCCATCCTGATGGAAAAGGTCGATGCGTGGCTGATCGAGGCGATCGTCGCCGTCGTCGAGCGCTACCAGAGCGAGGTCGGCGAGTTGATCTCAACGACCGTGAAGCGCTGGGATCCCGATGCCACCTCTCGCCGTATTGAGCTGGCCATCGGGCGCGACCTGCAGTTCATCCGGATCAACGGCACCCTGGTGGGGGGGCTCGCCGGACTCATGCTCTACCTGCTCCAGCGGGTCTTCTGA
- the ffh gene encoding signal recognition particle protein — protein MFDELSEKISGVFARLRGRGVLTEADIKEGLREIRRVLLEADVSFQLTREFLERVEKKAVGVTQIRSVAPAQQLVKIVHDELTAMLGERREGLKLSSVPPTIVMMVGLQGSGKTTSAGKLARRLKGEGRATRLVAADVYRPAAIDQLETLGQQLEVPVYADRSTRDVVKIARAGIEEAKRARDRVVIVDTAGRLQIDDEMMQELVRLKEAVHPDEILLVADGMTGQDAVRIAEGFHKALGTTGVILTKMDGDARGGAALSIYGVTKTPIKYIGVGEKSDALEEFHPERMAGRILQMGDVLSLVEKAQDAIDVAEAKKLEKKVRKEGLDLEDFLTAMKQMSKLGPLEGILKMLPGVNAKMLKQANLDPKRLKHVEAIVLSMTREERKDPTMINGSRRARIARGSGRTANEVNRLLEQFRDMQKMMKKAASGGRLGLPFGR, from the coding sequence ATGTTTGACGAGCTGTCAGAAAAGATCTCGGGCGTCTTTGCCCGACTGCGCGGGCGAGGCGTCCTTACGGAGGCCGACATCAAGGAGGGGCTGCGCGAGATTCGCCGCGTCCTCCTTGAGGCCGACGTGTCGTTCCAGCTGACCCGCGAGTTCCTCGAGCGCGTGGAGAAGAAGGCGGTCGGGGTCACCCAGATCCGGAGCGTGGCCCCCGCCCAGCAGCTGGTCAAGATTGTCCACGACGAGCTGACGGCAATGCTGGGCGAGCGCCGCGAAGGGCTCAAGCTCAGCTCGGTGCCACCGACCATCGTGATGATGGTCGGGTTGCAGGGGTCGGGAAAGACGACCAGTGCGGGCAAGTTAGCGCGCCGCCTGAAGGGCGAGGGCCGCGCCACGCGGCTTGTTGCCGCGGACGTGTACCGGCCGGCCGCGATCGACCAGCTGGAAACGCTCGGTCAGCAGCTGGAAGTGCCCGTGTACGCCGATCGAAGCACCCGCGACGTCGTGAAGATCGCCCGCGCCGGGATCGAGGAGGCCAAGCGCGCGCGGGACCGCGTGGTCATTGTGGACACCGCGGGTCGTCTCCAGATCGACGACGAGATGATGCAGGAGCTGGTGCGCCTGAAGGAAGCGGTGCACCCGGACGAAATCCTGCTGGTGGCCGATGGCATGACCGGTCAGGACGCCGTGCGCATCGCCGAGGGTTTCCACAAGGCGTTAGGCACCACGGGGGTCATCCTCACCAAGATGGACGGTGATGCGCGTGGTGGCGCCGCGCTCTCCATCTACGGGGTCACGAAGACCCCCATCAAGTACATCGGCGTGGGCGAGAAGTCCGATGCGCTCGAGGAGTTCCATCCCGAGCGCATGGCCGGGCGCATCCTGCAGATGGGCGACGTGCTGTCGCTCGTGGAGAAGGCCCAGGACGCGATCGACGTCGCCGAGGCCAAGAAGCTCGAGAAGAAGGTGCGGAAGGAGGGGCTGGACCTCGAGGACTTCCTCACGGCGATGAAGCAGATGTCCAAGCTCGGGCCGCTCGAAGGGATCCTGAAGATGCTCCCGGGCGTCAATGCCAAGATGTTGAAGCAGGCGAACCTCGATCCGAAGCGGCTGAAGCACGTCGAGGCGATCGTCTTGTCGATGACCCGGGAAGAGCGGAAGGACCCGACCATGATCAACGGGTCGCGGCGTGCCCGCATCGCCCGAGGGAGTGGGCGGACCGCCAACGAGGTCAATCGGCTGCTGGAGCAGTTCCGGGACATGCAGAAGATGATGAAAAAGGCGGCCTCCGGAGGGCGCCTGGGGCTCCCGTTCGGGCGCTGA
- a CDS encoding RNA methyltransferase, with protein MRLLTTARDLSRRKARERDGRFVAEGVRTVEELLASPVELVGVVCGPQLMDSDRGTQLRLQIDRRGIPLAEVTEKEFGGAASTESPQGVLAIGRIPSRQLSTLADREHLTLLVLDGVQDPGNVGTMIRTAHALGADATVALPGTVDVWNAKVVRSAMGSLFRHHVQAAPIDELAAFAAAHGVELWAAEASGAELTTLRRPNRLGLVLGNEGAGVGAALEERLARRVSLAMPGGAESLNVAIAAGILLYGLRP; from the coding sequence ATGCGCCTCCTGACCACCGCTCGCGATCTCAGTCGCCGCAAGGCGCGTGAACGCGATGGGCGTTTTGTGGCTGAGGGGGTGCGCACGGTGGAAGAACTGCTTGCCTCCCCGGTCGAGTTGGTCGGCGTAGTGTGCGGACCACAGTTGATGGACTCCGACCGCGGCACGCAGCTTCGGCTGCAGATCGATCGCCGTGGAATCCCGCTCGCCGAGGTTACCGAGAAGGAATTCGGCGGCGCGGCGTCGACCGAGTCTCCCCAGGGCGTCCTCGCCATCGGCCGCATCCCGAGCCGCCAGCTCTCCACCCTGGCGGATCGGGAGCACCTGACCCTCCTCGTGCTCGACGGTGTGCAGGATCCAGGCAACGTGGGGACGATGATTCGTACGGCACATGCCCTGGGGGCCGACGCGACGGTCGCCCTGCCCGGAACGGTTGACGTATGGAACGCGAAGGTCGTCCGTAGCGCGATGGGATCCCTCTTCCGACACCACGTACAGGCTGCCCCGATAGACGAACTGGCCGCGTTCGCCGCCGCCCACGGCGTGGAGCTTTGGGCCGCAGAGGCCAGTGGGGCTGAGCTTACGACACTCCGACGTCCGAACCGACTCGGCCTCGTGCTCGGCAACGAGGGGGCCGGAGTCGGCGCGGCCCTTGAGGAGCGGCTGGCCCGGCGCGTGTCCCTGGCGATGCCCGGAGGTGCCGAGTCCCTGAACGTCGCTATCGCCGCAGGGATCCTGCTGTACGGGTTGCGCCCATGA
- a CDS encoding M48 family metalloprotease → MQRSQTYTSVPLLRRIGLSSCSLLFAACAISTQREVDMGEDFAAQVNRQLRLVRDAEVVRYINVLGDSLAAIADDRGLDWTFHVVDSKEVNAFAAPGGYIWINRGLIERTTNMAQLAGVIAHEIGHVTMRHSIQQMQTSQRANVGLTLACILTNVCDYGITNTAVQLGGGALFAKFSRDDETEADRVAVQYVTRAGIDPRGIPEMFRILLKEREERPAGMQGWFSTHPLEEDRVRASEADIARLPAASLRGLRADSERFQQFRRRVIGLPTVATR, encoded by the coding sequence ATGCAGCGCTCACAAACCTACACGTCCGTCCCTCTCCTCCGCAGGATCGGCCTCTCGAGCTGTTCCCTGTTGTTCGCGGCCTGCGCGATCTCGACCCAGCGGGAAGTGGACATGGGCGAGGACTTTGCGGCGCAAGTCAATCGGCAGTTGCGACTGGTCCGCGACGCCGAGGTGGTCCGGTACATCAACGTGCTCGGAGATTCCCTGGCGGCCATCGCCGACGATCGGGGACTCGACTGGACCTTTCACGTGGTCGACAGCAAGGAAGTGAACGCGTTTGCGGCGCCCGGTGGCTACATCTGGATCAATCGCGGGCTCATTGAGCGCACCACGAACATGGCGCAACTCGCCGGCGTCATTGCGCACGAGATCGGGCATGTCACCATGCGCCACAGCATCCAGCAGATGCAAACGAGCCAGCGTGCGAATGTGGGCCTGACGCTGGCCTGCATCCTCACCAACGTGTGTGACTACGGGATTACCAACACCGCCGTGCAGTTGGGTGGCGGAGCCCTGTTCGCCAAGTTCTCGAGAGACGACGAGACCGAGGCGGACCGCGTGGCGGTGCAGTACGTGACCCGCGCCGGCATCGACCCACGGGGGATCCCCGAGATGTTTCGCATCCTGCTCAAGGAGCGCGAGGAGCGCCCGGCCGGGATGCAGGGGTGGTTCTCGACGCACCCCCTCGAGGAGGACAGGGTGCGCGCGAGCGAGGCGGACATCGCCCGGCTTCCGGCGGCGTCGCTGCGGGGGCTGCGTGCCGACTCCGAGCGATTCCAGCAGTTTCGGCGTCGGGTGATCGGGCTCCCGACCGTGGCCACACGCTGA
- a CDS encoding porin family protein: protein MRRLVLSSLVLFAVAAPPLGAQAPRRAVSVGIAVGATLPIGDFASDTKTGAHGAGFVQYEPDRNVWAVRGEFAYHRSDYTDEFLGAVNADPDDELTNGVTYLGAAAVLLGRKKQGSLTPYLLGGFGGYRLTATQTVGSTVQSESANGFGFNAGAGIRLGMNTGFFLEARFHQFSVTPDTDPGQTAEKTTYQMIPVTLGFRF, encoded by the coding sequence ATGCGTCGCCTGGTCCTCTCCAGTCTGGTCTTGTTCGCGGTCGCTGCTCCGCCGCTTGGTGCGCAGGCGCCGCGCCGCGCGGTGAGCGTCGGCATCGCGGTCGGAGCGACGCTACCGATCGGGGATTTCGCGTCAGACACGAAGACAGGGGCCCACGGCGCGGGTTTCGTGCAATACGAGCCAGATCGCAACGTGTGGGCGGTCCGCGGGGAATTCGCCTATCACCGCTCCGACTACACCGATGAATTCCTGGGCGCGGTAAACGCCGACCCGGATGATGAGCTTACCAACGGGGTGACGTACCTGGGGGCCGCCGCCGTCTTGCTGGGCCGCAAGAAACAGGGAAGCCTCACGCCATACTTGCTTGGCGGCTTTGGTGGCTACCGCCTCACGGCCACGCAGACCGTCGGCAGCACGGTGCAGAGCGAGAGCGCCAATGGCTTCGGGTTCAATGCCGGCGCCGGGATCCGGCTGGGCATGAACACCGGGTTCTTTCTGGAGGCCCGGTTCCACCAATTCAGCGTCACCCCTGACACCGATCCTGGCCAGACTGCCGAGAAGACGACGTACCAGATGATCCCGGTGACGCTCGGCTTTCGCTTTTAG